The proteins below come from a single Chryseobacterium bernardetii genomic window:
- a CDS encoding TonB-dependent receptor — MKSLKCGFTIAALFFTVAAEAQELVQKVSFSVPASRPLIEVLEEFAGKTGMRLAYSKLDIKELKVKGIKCENSTISSCLKDITNGLPVVFRLHGDLISIKYESATASVPGNGRISGKIVDEVGNPVVGAEVQVAGKTAVTDNNGDFSLDLPSGLYNMTVKAPKYNALRVEKLSVANKETNTVSFALNRASDKITDIKEVVVTATRKADTQAGLLAQQKKAAQMSDGISAEQISKTPDNDLGGTLKRVTGITTIDNKYVVVRSMGERWNTAAMDGINLPSTEAYNQNFSFDIIPTSMVESVVVSKSATPDMNASFAGGFVEVKTKDIPNENFTTVSMGTSYNDQSAFKEFLTRKRGKYDYFGYDDGTRDFPQGLQAMNWNNPMFFEQSSQFKNDNFTTYKTRGDMGSNLQLALGRTYALKNNNKWGFAGAFIIRNEQSKLDIDHTGRGNWLDTTGTAFDANGKMPFYNFKNSGASYNYNSTVAGMLNLGLQLGKSRFSFRNSYTHIYDNTLTRITGWDEYTNGSGSPAAAETSYNYFYHGIIPNNDPSQIASLDKPFTNNTVYPVYQMFLQNKLEGNHKFGNMEVNWFAARTGVSSDTKDYTQYNTLYKFIGREILNYHVANNSSSDFARGYIASKETDYNYGTSFKWNLDRGSFKNDIKVGYAGASKTNTNQQQKFLLRVDGNRNVPNPKVLEMYGSLADWFDGSHYVPGGIGWETRPLYVDGKYEGEVEQHAMYVMFDNRWKNKFRLVWGLRAEYFQYDLVSQQMESKDSNNFPKTGIDDKPWQWMPSANFTYSPTNKINLRLAYNKTVIRPQFNERTGLPYFDPIANGQIFNTHMVSSTVNNYDFKFEWFPGLGEIFSAGLYYKNIDRPIEREGYITNEGNLQLYNGNSKNAKLKGFEAEVRKNLGFIAAHPFLEKLYINGNFTYNITKVIAFKDRAATTDQDATYEVDRPLYGQTPYAYNLGLIYDGERLGFSFLYNAKGDQYITVGYAYNGEEIQRPYAVADAQISYKLLRNKNLEVKLNVRNIFNRVKEYYNNFNSYLGYTDNTGNKTARELQELVPGATTRYDKDIDKILFRAYSGRQFGLSVNYTF, encoded by the coding sequence ATGAAAAGTTTGAAATGTGGTTTTACCATAGCAGCCCTGTTTTTTACTGTTGCTGCAGAAGCGCAGGAATTGGTTCAGAAAGTTTCATTTTCTGTTCCTGCAAGTAGACCATTAATTGAAGTTTTGGAAGAATTTGCAGGAAAAACAGGTATGAGGCTGGCCTATTCAAAATTAGACATTAAAGAGCTGAAGGTAAAAGGGATAAAATGTGAAAATTCTACGATCAGCAGTTGTCTGAAAGATATAACCAATGGATTGCCGGTTGTGTTTCGGCTGCATGGGGATCTTATCTCAATAAAATATGAAAGTGCCACTGCATCTGTACCTGGAAACGGACGTATCTCCGGAAAAATAGTGGATGAAGTGGGAAATCCTGTTGTTGGCGCAGAAGTACAGGTCGCAGGGAAAACAGCCGTAACAGACAATAATGGGGATTTTTCTCTGGATCTTCCTTCGGGACTTTATAATATGACTGTAAAAGCACCAAAATACAACGCGCTTCGGGTAGAAAAATTATCAGTTGCCAATAAAGAGACGAACACAGTCTCGTTTGCATTGAACAGGGCTTCTGATAAAATTACAGACATCAAAGAAGTAGTGGTTACAGCAACCCGTAAAGCAGATACCCAGGCAGGATTATTAGCCCAGCAGAAAAAAGCAGCCCAGATGAGTGACGGAATTTCTGCCGAACAGATCTCTAAAACACCCGATAATGACCTGGGAGGAACTTTGAAGAGAGTAACGGGAATCACTACTATAGATAATAAATATGTAGTGGTAAGATCTATGGGAGAAAGATGGAATACGGCTGCCATGGATGGAATCAATCTGCCGAGTACCGAAGCCTATAACCAGAATTTCTCTTTCGATATTATTCCTACATCAATGGTGGAAAGTGTTGTAGTAAGTAAATCTGCAACACCGGATATGAATGCCAGCTTTGCAGGTGGTTTTGTAGAAGTAAAAACCAAAGATATCCCCAATGAAAACTTTACCACTGTAAGTATGGGAACTTCTTATAACGATCAGTCTGCTTTTAAAGAATTCCTGACCCGCAAGCGTGGAAAATATGATTATTTCGGGTACGATGACGGAACAAGAGATTTTCCACAGGGTCTTCAGGCTATGAACTGGAATAATCCCATGTTTTTTGAACAATCCAGCCAATTTAAGAATGACAATTTCACAACCTATAAAACAAGAGGGGATATGGGATCCAATTTGCAGTTGGCACTCGGAAGGACGTATGCTCTTAAAAATAATAACAAATGGGGCTTTGCAGGAGCATTTATTATCAGGAATGAACAGAGTAAACTGGATATAGATCATACAGGAAGAGGAAACTGGCTGGATACTACAGGTACAGCTTTTGATGCCAACGGGAAAATGCCTTTTTATAATTTCAAGAATTCGGGAGCATCCTATAATTATAATTCTACAGTAGCAGGAATGCTGAATCTTGGGTTGCAGTTAGGAAAGAGCAGGTTTTCATTCCGTAATTCATATACGCACATATATGATAACACACTTACAAGAATTACAGGCTGGGATGAGTATACCAACGGAAGCGGTTCGCCGGCCGCAGCTGAGACTTCATACAATTATTTTTATCACGGGATAATTCCCAATAACGATCCTTCACAAATTGCATCTTTAGATAAACCTTTTACCAATAATACCGTATATCCTGTTTATCAGATGTTTTTACAGAATAAGCTGGAAGGAAATCATAAGTTCGGGAATATGGAAGTTAACTGGTTTGCCGCCAGAACAGGAGTTTCATCAGACACAAAAGATTACACCCAGTACAATACTTTATATAAATTTATAGGACGTGAGATCCTGAATTATCACGTAGCCAATAATTCTTCAAGTGATTTTGCAAGGGGATATATTGCCAGCAAAGAAACAGATTATAATTATGGAACTTCTTTTAAATGGAATTTGGATAGGGGGAGCTTTAAAAATGATATAAAAGTAGGATATGCCGGAGCTTCGAAAACCAATACCAATCAACAGCAGAAATTTTTATTGAGAGTAGATGGAAACAGGAACGTCCCGAATCCGAAAGTTTTGGAAATGTATGGTTCTCTTGCCGATTGGTTTGATGGTTCCCATTATGTTCCGGGAGGAATCGGATGGGAAACCAGGCCACTGTATGTAGATGGCAAATATGAAGGGGAAGTAGAGCAGCATGCCATGTATGTGATGTTTGATAACCGCTGGAAAAATAAATTCAGATTAGTCTGGGGATTGCGTGCAGAATATTTTCAATATGACCTTGTTTCTCAGCAAATGGAATCTAAAGACTCCAATAACTTCCCTAAAACGGGTATAGATGATAAACCATGGCAATGGATGCCTTCTGCCAATTTTACTTATAGCCCCACCAATAAAATAAATCTGAGGTTAGCTTACAACAAGACAGTAATTCGTCCCCAGTTTAATGAACGAACCGGATTGCCTTATTTTGATCCCATAGCTAACGGGCAGATATTCAATACCCATATGGTATCATCTACAGTTAATAATTACGATTTTAAATTTGAGTGGTTTCCGGGATTAGGGGAAATATTTTCAGCAGGGCTGTATTACAAAAATATTGACAGACCTATTGAAAGAGAAGGATACATTACCAACGAAGGAAACCTTCAGCTTTACAACGGAAATTCTAAAAATGCAAAATTGAAAGGATTTGAAGCAGAAGTAAGGAAAAACCTAGGCTTCATTGCAGCTCATCCTTTCCTGGAGAAACTCTACATCAATGGAAATTTCACCTATAATATTACGAAAGTGATTGCTTTTAAAGACAGGGCAGCAACAACAGACCAGGACGCTACCTATGAAGTAGACAGGCCTCTTTACGGGCAAACTCCTTATGCCTATAATTTAGGATTAATATATGATGGGGAAAGATTGGGGTTCAGCTTTTTGTATAATGCCAAAGGTGACCAGTATATTACTGTAGGATATGCTTATAACGGGGAAGAAATCCAGCGTCCTTATGCGGTGGCAGATGCTCAGATTTCATATAAACTGCTGAGAAATAAAAACCTGGAAGTGAAACTGAATGTAAGAAACATCTTCAACAGGGTAAAGGAATATTACAACAACTTCAACTCTTATTTAGGATATACTGATAATACAGGAAATAAGACTGCCCGGGAATTACAGGAGCTTGTACCGGGTGCTACCACAAGATATGATAAAGATATTGATAAGATTTTATTCCGTGCCTACAGTGGAAGACAGTTCGGGTTAAGTGTCAACTATACATTCTAA
- a CDS encoding T9SS-dependent choice-of-anchor J family protein: protein MKKIILSSVLFLSQLAAAQSLVWGNSFDAPGDLQGWTFHDLNGNNNGWVQGANIYHNGTSLTYGNAGVLRHSINLVPSGSASGFGTEDDWIISPQIDLTGASGTITLTSSIGRQRTSHTIVSRDLYIYVSTPQKPVPVLADFQAMTVDGSGNYLQSPYKIQVGSSTNPFPADLTQFGESLVDLSAFAGKKIYIGMWANRNANGNNIMNINIDEMAIYATATTLSTKDVKKKENLTKIAENPVKEYLQLHLNPALKENNTTVTLYNAAGQKVLTTLYSKSINVEGLSEGVYITEVTDGKTTERLNFLKK, encoded by the coding sequence ATGAAAAAAATAATTTTATCATCTGTTCTGTTTTTATCTCAGCTGGCTGCAGCACAATCTCTGGTTTGGGGCAATTCTTTTGATGCACCTGGCGATCTTCAGGGATGGACATTCCATGATCTGAATGGTAACAACAACGGGTGGGTTCAGGGAGCTAATATTTATCATAACGGTACCTCTTTAACCTATGGAAATGCAGGCGTTCTAAGACATTCTATCAACCTGGTTCCTTCCGGAAGCGCATCAGGGTTTGGGACTGAAGATGACTGGATTATTTCTCCTCAGATTGACCTTACAGGCGCATCAGGTACAATCACACTTACTTCTTCTATTGGAAGGCAGAGAACTTCCCATACCATTGTGAGCAGGGATCTTTATATCTATGTAAGTACTCCTCAAAAACCGGTTCCTGTTTTAGCAGATTTCCAGGCTATGACGGTAGATGGATCTGGAAATTACCTTCAAAGTCCGTATAAAATACAGGTAGGATCTTCCACTAATCCTTTTCCGGCTGACCTTACCCAGTTTGGAGAAAGTCTTGTAGATCTTTCGGCTTTTGCAGGAAAGAAAATTTATATAGGAATGTGGGCCAACAGAAATGCCAACGGAAATAATATCATGAATATCAATATTGATGAAATGGCGATATATGCCACCGCTACAACCCTAAGCACAAAAGATGTAAAAAAGAAAGAAAATCTGACAAAAATTGCAGAAAATCCTGTAAAAGAATATTTACAGCTACACCTTAACCCTGCATTAAAAGAAAATAATACAACCGTTACCCTTTATAATGCAGCAGGGCAGAAAGTTCTTACCACTTTATATTCAAAATCAATTAATGTAGAAGGCTTATCAGAAGGAGTATATATAACGGAAGTAACTGATGGAAAAACTACGGAACGTTTGAATTTTCTAAAAAAATAA